ACACCGCCGCCACCGCCACAGGCCGTCACACCTGCCCCGACCGGAGAGGTCCGACCGCCCGAGCCCCTGCGCCCCGCCGTGATCGAACAGCCGCCAGAGCCCCGCGATCCCGGTGCCGTCGCCCAGATCGGTCGCTGGGTGTCCGACATGCTGAAGCAGGCGGAGGGCAACCCGATCGCGGCATTGCTGATCGTTGCGCTGACGGCTGTCGGCGGCTTCTTCGGCATCCGCGGTGTGCAGCATTACCGCCCGCGCAAGTGCCCGGAATGCGGGCGTGTCATGCTGCGGCTTGGCGAGGCACAGGAAGATCAGTATCTCGACCACGGGCAACTTGTGGAAGAACGCCTGAAATCAAAGAATTACGGGGTGTGGTTCTGCACCAATGACGAGCATGTCACGGTCATCGGCTACCCGTCGCTCTTCAGCCGCCGCAAGGCCTGCCCCAGCTGCAACTACCACACGCTGGAGACTTCGCGCACGGTCACCATGCCTGCCTCGACGGTCGCCTTCGGTCAGGCGAAGCTCGATCATCTTTGCCAGAATTGCGATCACACCTATTCGGAATTCGTCGTAATCCCGAAGCTCGCGGAATCCAGTGGCAGCTCCGGCGACAGGTCAGGATTTTCGTCCTCGTCATCGGGGGGATTTGGGGGCGGCAGCTCGTCTGGGGGCGGCGCGTCCGGCTCTTGGTAGAGCGGGCTCTGGGTGCGGCGCCCCGCACCGCCAGGGTACGGGGATGTCTTTGAGGGAGGAAGACAGGAG
The nucleotide sequence above comes from Litoreibacter ponti. Encoded proteins:
- a CDS encoding TPM domain-containing protein — protein: MMRVLCVLVMMALPGLAQAQAEKLPYPQYYSVLTNDFADILSEEAEAQINAELIAARETRGLEMAVVTIRSREDYLPSADIASFAKDLFNGWGIGNKERNDGILLLVAIEDRQVRLALGAGYDARQDGIAARIIQTDILPAFRQGRVADGVLAGTRAALSRLAIDGTPPPPPQAVTPAPTGEVRPPEPLRPAVIEQPPEPRDPGAVAQIGRWVSDMLKQAEGNPIAALLIVALTAVGGFFGIRGVQHYRPRKCPECGRVMLRLGEAQEDQYLDHGQLVEERLKSKNYGVWFCTNDEHVTVIGYPSLFSRRKACPSCNYHTLETSRTVTMPASTVAFGQAKLDHLCQNCDHTYSEFVVIPKLAESSGSSGDRSGFSSSSSGGFGGGSSSGGGASGSW